Proteins from one Chlorogloeopsis sp. ULAP01 genomic window:
- the uvrC gene encoding excinuclease ABC subunit UvrC — protein MTTSAQTLPLIKEPERLESRLAEIPPEPGVYMMRDRSDRIIYIGKSRKLRSRVRSYFRESQKLSERIATMVRQVTEIEFIVTDTEAEALALEANLIKQHQPYFNVLLKDDKKYPYVCITWSEDYPRIYITRKRQLGKEKDKYYGPYTDSHLLREILRLCKRIFPLRQRPQPLFKDRPCLNYDIGRCPGVCQLLISPEEYRKTVQKVAMVFQGRSSELIDILTEQMHKQAEALNFEAAARIRDQIAGLKSLNADQKVSLPDDTVSRDAIAASADAQHACIQLFQIRAGQLVGRLAFIAEVPPLSSSPQAGESEGGLMGAILQRVLEEHYQTADAVEIPTEILVQHELPDTEILADVLTQRKGRKVTIVAPQRQTKAELIEMVERNAQYELQRLQKLGDRNQQAMQDLAAILDLPDLPHRIEGYDISHIQGSNAVASQVVFVNGISAKQHYRHYKIKNPTVTTGHSDDFASLAEVICRRFRKYAENPQLSRIGNPDWPDLIMIDGGKGQLSAVVAVLQQMNLLEDLRVISLAKRREEIFLPGESEPLSTESEQPGVQLLRRLRDEAHRFAVSFHRQQRSDKLKRSRLDEIPGLGHYRQKQLLGHFRSVDYIRQATPAQIAEVPGIGSRLAQEIYDYFHPA, from the coding sequence GTGACAACATCTGCTCAAACACTACCACTAATTAAAGAACCAGAACGTCTAGAAAGCCGTTTAGCCGAAATTCCGCCAGAACCTGGAGTGTATATGATGCGAGACAGGAGCGATCGCATTATATATATAGGTAAATCTCGGAAGTTGCGATCGCGTGTTCGTTCTTATTTTCGAGAATCACAAAAACTCAGCGAACGCATCGCCACAATGGTAAGGCAGGTGACAGAGATTGAATTTATTGTCACCGATACAGAAGCGGAAGCCCTAGCGTTAGAAGCTAACCTGATCAAGCAGCACCAACCTTATTTCAACGTGTTGCTGAAAGATGATAAAAAATATCCTTACGTTTGTATCACTTGGTCAGAAGATTATCCCCGAATCTATATTACTCGTAAGCGTCAACTAGGTAAAGAAAAGGACAAATATTATGGCCCTTATACTGATTCTCACTTACTGCGGGAGATTTTGCGCTTATGTAAGCGGATATTTCCTTTGCGACAGCGCCCTCAACCCCTGTTTAAAGACCGTCCCTGTTTAAATTACGATATAGGACGTTGTCCTGGTGTGTGTCAGTTGCTGATTTCTCCAGAAGAATATCGCAAAACTGTGCAAAAAGTGGCGATGGTATTCCAAGGGCGAAGCAGCGAACTGATTGACATCCTGACAGAACAAATGCACAAACAAGCGGAGGCACTCAACTTTGAGGCGGCAGCACGGATTCGCGATCAAATTGCAGGGCTAAAGTCTCTCAATGCCGATCAAAAAGTTTCCCTACCAGATGATACGGTTTCTCGTGATGCGATCGCCGCTTCAGCAGATGCACAACACGCCTGCATTCAATTATTTCAAATTCGTGCCGGACAATTGGTGGGCAGACTTGCATTTATTGCGGAAGTACCCCCCCTTTCATCCTCCCCGCAAGCGGGGGAGAGTGAGGGAGGGTTGATGGGAGCCATCTTACAACGCGTGTTGGAAGAACACTACCAAACTGCCGATGCGGTAGAAATTCCTACGGAAATTTTGGTGCAGCATGAATTACCAGATACAGAGATACTGGCAGATGTGCTGACACAGCGTAAAGGTAGAAAAGTGACGATTGTCGCTCCCCAGCGCCAAACCAAGGCAGAATTAATCGAAATGGTAGAGCGAAACGCTCAATATGAATTGCAAAGACTGCAAAAATTGGGCGATCGCAACCAACAAGCGATGCAAGATTTAGCTGCCATCCTTGATTTACCCGACTTACCTCACCGCATTGAAGGTTATGATATCTCTCACATCCAAGGCTCAAATGCTGTAGCTTCCCAAGTCGTGTTTGTCAACGGAATCAGCGCCAAGCAACACTATCGCCACTACAAAATCAAAAATCCCACAGTTACAACCGGACATTCGGATGATTTTGCCAGTCTTGCTGAAGTTATCTGTCGCCGCTTTCGCAAGTATGCCGAAAATCCGCAATTGTCGCGAATTGGGAATCCTGACTGGCCTGATCTAATTATGATTGATGGTGGTAAAGGTCAGTTATCAGCAGTTGTAGCAGTCTTGCAACAGATGAATTTATTGGAAGACTTGCGTGTAATCAGTCTGGCAAAACGACGAGAAGAAATTTTTCTACCGGGAGAATCGGAACCACTGTCAACAGAGTCAGAACAACCAGGAGTACAACTACTGCGGAGATTGCGAGATGAAGCGCATCGATTTGCTGTCAGTTTTCATCGCCAGCAACGCAGCGATAAATTGAAGCGATCGCGTTTAGATGAAATTCCTGGTTTAGGGCATTATCGCCAAAAACAGCTTTTGGGACATTTCCGCTCAGTTGATTATATTCGCCAAGCTACACCCGCACAGATAGCTGAAGTTCCAGGAATTGGCTCGCGTTTAGCTCAGGAAATTTATGACTATTTTCATCCCGCTTGA
- a CDS encoding response regulator: MTAQLLKIQQQLSLKRGRRILLIEDNDINRMLLSDYLIHFRYEVQSLAGGSDLISTIKKFQPDLILLDLKLPDIDGYSLLEKIQQETDISLTPIFVVSAFAFKEDRERAIKLGARRYFVKPVNLIELILAIEEELACKLFQ, from the coding sequence ATGACAGCACAGTTACTTAAAATTCAGCAGCAATTGTCACTCAAGAGAGGACGAAGAATCTTATTAATAGAAGATAATGATATTAACAGAATGTTACTCAGTGACTATCTAATTCACTTTAGATATGAAGTTCAGAGCTTGGCAGGAGGTTCTGATTTGATTTCTACTATCAAGAAATTTCAACCAGATTTGATTTTATTAGATTTAAAATTACCTGATATTGATGGTTATTCTTTATTAGAAAAAATACAGCAAGAAACAGATATATCACTGACACCAATTTTTGTAGTTTCAGCCTTTGCTTTTAAAGAGGATCGGGAACGAGCAATCAAACTAGGTGCTCGTCGCTACTTTGTCAAACCTGTAAACTTGATTGAGTTAATTTTGGCAATCGAAGAAGAATTAGCTTGTAAACTTTTCCAGTAA